A window from Cryobacterium sp. SO1 encodes these proteins:
- a CDS encoding RsmB/NOP family class I SAM-dependent RNA methyltransferase → MSGPDQNGAGRPRAPRQGARTDSRPSYVVQPARRVAYEVIAAVRESDAYANLLLPTRIQRAALNTADAALATELTYGTLRMQGFYDRVIAEAAGRPVTAIDPAILDVLRLGAHQLLATRVATHAAVNESVELARQVGSRSATGFTNGVLRAIARVSADEWRERILADTSTPDDALAALYSHPVWVVRAFRQSLRQEGRESELEELLAADNAAPRVNMVALPGLAEATADLGDANDFSPIGFVLGGGDPHPLMKQSDGRLRVQDEGSQLAALALSRARPIVEGERWLDLCAGPGGKAALLAAEALNGGATLVANEVVPARAQLVRAALAAVPSDVPVWEMDGTWVGEDQPEAFDRILLDAPCTGLGALRRRPEARWRKQPKDVAELSDLQSALIHAALGALKPGGILAYVTCSPHIAETRGIVATARKAWGDKVAPLDTAAVLQNLAVHPLDLAGDPGSVQLWPHRHGTDAMFITLLQRQAD, encoded by the coding sequence ATGAGTGGACCAGATCAGAACGGCGCCGGCAGGCCCAGGGCGCCCCGTCAGGGCGCCCGCACGGACAGCCGGCCGAGCTACGTCGTGCAGCCCGCCCGCCGGGTCGCCTACGAGGTCATCGCGGCCGTCCGCGAATCCGACGCGTACGCCAACCTGTTGCTGCCCACCCGCATCCAGCGTGCCGCGCTGAACACCGCGGATGCCGCCCTGGCCACCGAGCTCACCTACGGCACCCTGCGCATGCAGGGCTTCTACGACAGGGTCATCGCCGAGGCGGCCGGCCGGCCGGTCACGGCCATCGACCCGGCGATCCTCGACGTGCTCAGGCTCGGCGCGCACCAGCTCCTGGCGACGCGCGTCGCCACCCACGCCGCCGTCAACGAATCCGTCGAGCTGGCCCGCCAGGTGGGCTCCCGGTCTGCGACGGGCTTCACCAACGGCGTGCTCCGCGCCATCGCCCGGGTCAGCGCCGACGAGTGGCGTGAACGCATCCTCGCCGACACCAGCACCCCCGACGACGCCCTCGCCGCCCTGTACTCCCACCCGGTCTGGGTGGTGCGGGCATTCCGGCAGTCCCTGCGTCAGGAAGGCCGGGAAAGCGAACTCGAGGAGCTCCTCGCCGCCGACAACGCGGCTCCGCGCGTGAACATGGTGGCGCTGCCCGGGCTGGCCGAGGCCACCGCGGACCTCGGCGACGCCAACGACTTCTCCCCGATCGGCTTTGTGCTCGGCGGGGGAGACCCGCACCCCCTGATGAAGCAGAGCGACGGCCGCTTGCGTGTGCAGGACGAGGGTTCTCAGCTCGCCGCCCTCGCCCTCAGCCGCGCCCGACCGATCGTAGAGGGGGAGCGGTGGCTCGACCTCTGCGCCGGCCCCGGCGGCAAGGCAGCCCTGCTTGCCGCTGAAGCCCTGAACGGCGGCGCGACCCTGGTCGCCAACGAGGTCGTGCCGGCCAGGGCCCAATTGGTGCGCGCAGCTCTGGCCGCCGTCCCATCCGACGTGCCGGTCTGGGAGATGGACGGCACCTGGGTCGGCGAGGACCAGCCGGAGGCCTTCGACCGGATCCTGCTCGACGCTCCGTGCACCGGACTGGGTGCGCTGCGCCGTCGCCCTGAGGCACGCTGGCGGAAGCAGCCCAAGGACGTTGCCGAGCTCTCCGACCTGCAGTCCGCGCTGATCCATGCCGCGCTCGGCGCCCTGAAGCCCGGCGGCATCCTCGCCTACGTCACCTGCTCCCCGCACATCGCGGAGACCCGGGGGATCGTGGCCACGGCCCGCAAGGCCTGGGGTGACAAGGTGGCGCCGCTGGACACCGCGGCGGTGCTGCAGAACCTGGCCGTGCATCCGCTCGACCTGGCCGGCGACCCCGGCAGTGTGCAGCTGTGGCCGCACCGGCACGGCACCGACGCCATGTTCATCACGCTGCTGCAGCGCCAGGCCGACTGA
- the fmt gene encoding methionyl-tRNA formyltransferase, producing the protein MKLVFAGTPPVAVPSLTLLAASGHEIAAVITRTDAALGRKRVLTPSPVAAAAEKLGLPVIKANRLDQAATESITALDVDLGVIVAYGGLVREPLLSAPRLGWINLHFSLLPRWRGAAPVQRAIMAGDTETGAAVFQLVAELDAGAVFAQLSTPIGRHATAGTLLESLSRSGAALLLDVVNELAAGTAQSVPQAGEVTLAPKLTLDDARIDWSLPAETVHAVVRGVTPEPGAFTEIDGARLKLHDVAPAHGHPALPAGHITEIDKRVLIGTGTEPLELINVQPAGKTPMKAIDWWRGVAATEVTAS; encoded by the coding sequence ATGAAACTCGTCTTCGCCGGGACCCCGCCGGTCGCCGTGCCCAGCCTGACCCTCCTGGCCGCCTCGGGACACGAGATCGCCGCAGTGATCACCCGCACCGATGCCGCCCTCGGCCGGAAGCGCGTTCTCACCCCGTCGCCGGTCGCCGCCGCCGCCGAGAAGCTCGGCCTGCCCGTGATCAAGGCCAACCGGCTCGACCAGGCCGCGACCGAGAGCATCACCGCTCTTGACGTAGATCTCGGCGTCATCGTGGCCTACGGCGGCCTGGTGCGCGAACCGCTGCTCTCCGCACCGCGCCTGGGCTGGATCAACCTGCACTTCTCGCTGCTGCCACGTTGGCGCGGCGCCGCTCCCGTGCAGCGTGCGATCATGGCCGGCGACACCGAGACCGGAGCCGCAGTGTTCCAACTCGTCGCCGAACTCGACGCGGGCGCCGTGTTCGCCCAACTCAGCACCCCCATCGGCCGGCACGCCACCGCTGGGACCCTGCTGGAGAGCCTGAGCCGCAGCGGAGCGGCCCTGCTGCTCGACGTGGTGAACGAGCTGGCCGCAGGCACCGCCCAGTCTGTGCCGCAAGCGGGCGAGGTCACCCTTGCTCCCAAGCTCACCCTCGACGACGCGCGCATCGACTGGAGCCTGCCCGCGGAGACCGTGCACGCGGTGGTGCGGGGCGTCACTCCCGAACCCGGAGCGTTCACCGAGATCGACGGCGCCCGGCTCAAACTCCACGATGTGGCGCCCGCTCACGGCCACCCCGCCCTACCGGCCGGACACATCACCGAGATCGACAAGAGGGTTCTGATCGGCACCGGCACGGAGCCCCTGGAACTCATCAACGTACAACCGGCAGGAAAAACCCCGATGAAGGCAATCGACTGGTGGCGCGGAGTGGCAGCAACCGAGGTGACCGCATCATGA
- a CDS encoding primosomal protein N' encodes MTRTGLIARVLIDSPLPQLDHLFDYAIPDDLAHLAQPGVRVRVPLRSANRVADGYLIELIDPQQASDAAAGPDAAATLEGTGPDTGYSGKLSPIDSIVSAVPVLTEPVWQLARRLADRAAGNASDIIRLAVPPRAVRVEKAWLAARTALDAAAVNPTAPGAADRLAEPGFAEYPAQTLGTIVADRLRVCVAAVPGVVRLPGLGGPADASATTAASAGGPTVGSWALTVAELAVSALRQGKSSILMVPDYRDQDQLQAALAVLVPADDVVRVDARQTNPDRYHGFLTLLEDTPRIILGNRSAVYAPAHELGLIVLWDDGDPLYGEQLSPYVHARDAALIRREAADCALVFIGHSRSVETERLVEIGWLHAVHPSRDAHPRIIPTTFQAEPDAQARAARIPSAAWLAAKEAVRTGPVLVQVASPGYAPMLACRSCGQSARCTQCQGPLALTSATATPACRWCGHLAAGWRCTHCEATVFRVVTVGTGRTAEELGRAFPGSRVIVADGEHTVQTLGPEPALVIATRGAEPIPQNGYSAILLLDGERMLARESLRVGEDCLRWWANAAALAAPGAPVMLVGVGGALAHALNTWQPGPYAAAELADRRALRFPPAVRVASVTGTTAEVETAIDSLTDLAGLDVLGPVSHDPAGPGQKAGGPALVRAIVRFGYPLGDEVARTLKAAIVRNAATRRKPKGAAFRPAPTLRVRFDDPELL; translated from the coding sequence ATGACTCGCACCGGCCTCATCGCGCGGGTGCTGATCGACTCACCCCTGCCCCAGCTGGACCACCTGTTCGACTACGCCATTCCCGACGACCTCGCGCACCTCGCCCAGCCGGGTGTGCGGGTGCGGGTGCCTTTGCGCTCGGCGAACCGGGTGGCCGACGGATACCTGATCGAACTGATCGACCCGCAGCAGGCGTCCGATGCCGCGGCGGGCCCCGACGCTGCGGCGACCCTGGAGGGGACCGGCCCGGACACCGGGTACAGCGGCAAGCTGAGCCCGATCGACTCGATCGTGTCGGCGGTGCCCGTGCTCACCGAACCGGTCTGGCAGCTGGCCAGACGACTGGCCGACCGGGCCGCCGGCAACGCGAGCGACATCATCCGCCTCGCGGTACCGCCGCGCGCCGTGCGTGTGGAGAAGGCCTGGTTGGCGGCCCGCACCGCCCTGGATGCCGCCGCGGTGAATCCGACGGCCCCGGGTGCCGCCGACCGGCTGGCCGAACCCGGCTTCGCCGAATACCCGGCGCAGACCCTGGGGACCATCGTCGCCGACCGGCTACGGGTCTGCGTCGCCGCGGTGCCCGGCGTCGTGCGCCTGCCCGGGCTCGGCGGGCCCGCCGACGCCAGCGCGACGACCGCGGCGTCAGCCGGCGGTCCCACCGTCGGAAGCTGGGCGCTCACCGTGGCTGAACTCGCCGTGTCCGCGCTGCGCCAGGGCAAGAGCAGCATCCTGATGGTGCCCGACTATCGCGACCAGGACCAGTTGCAGGCGGCCCTGGCGGTGCTGGTACCCGCGGACGATGTGGTGCGGGTCGACGCCCGGCAAACAAACCCCGACCGGTACCACGGCTTCCTGACCCTTCTGGAGGACACCCCGCGCATCATTCTGGGCAACCGGTCCGCCGTCTACGCCCCGGCCCACGAGCTCGGCCTGATCGTGCTCTGGGACGACGGCGACCCGCTCTACGGCGAACAACTCAGCCCCTACGTGCACGCCAGGGACGCCGCCCTGATCCGTCGGGAAGCCGCAGACTGCGCCCTGGTCTTCATCGGGCACTCCCGCAGCGTCGAGACCGAACGCCTGGTCGAGATCGGCTGGCTGCACGCCGTGCACCCCAGCCGCGACGCTCACCCCAGGATCATTCCCACCACCTTCCAGGCCGAGCCGGATGCGCAGGCCAGGGCCGCCCGCATCCCGTCGGCCGCCTGGCTCGCCGCGAAGGAGGCCGTGCGCACCGGGCCCGTCCTGGTGCAGGTCGCCAGCCCCGGCTACGCGCCGATGCTCGCCTGCCGCTCCTGCGGGCAGTCCGCCCGGTGTACCCAGTGTCAGGGGCCGCTCGCCCTGACCTCCGCCACCGCCACCCCGGCCTGCCGCTGGTGCGGTCACCTCGCCGCCGGGTGGCGCTGCACGCACTGCGAGGCAACCGTGTTCCGCGTCGTGACCGTCGGGACCGGCCGCACCGCGGAGGAACTCGGCCGGGCCTTCCCCGGCTCCAGGGTGATCGTCGCCGACGGCGAGCACACCGTGCAGACGCTCGGCCCCGAGCCGGCCCTCGTGATCGCCACCCGCGGCGCCGAACCGATTCCCCAGAACGGCTACAGCGCCATCCTGCTGCTCGACGGCGAACGGATGCTCGCCCGGGAGTCGCTGCGGGTCGGCGAGGACTGCCTGCGGTGGTGGGCGAACGCCGCCGCGCTGGCCGCACCCGGCGCCCCCGTGATGCTCGTCGGAGTCGGCGGGGCCCTCGCCCACGCGCTGAACACCTGGCAGCCCGGCCCGTACGCCGCCGCCGAGCTCGCCGACCGCCGTGCACTGCGGTTCCCGCCCGCGGTGCGGGTCGCCTCGGTGACCGGCACCACCGCCGAAGTCGAAACGGCCATCGACTCGCTGACCGACCTGGCCGGTCTCGACGTGCTCGGCCCTGTCAGTCACGACCCGGCGGGCCCGGGGCAAAAGGCCGGCGGCCCCGCGCTGGTGCGCGCCATCGTGCGGTTCGGCTACCCGCTCGGCGACGAGGTCGCCCGCACCCTCAAGGCTGCCATCGTGCGGAACGCCGCCACCAGACGGAAGCCCAAGGGCGCCGCGTTCCGTCCTGCACCTACACTCAGAGTACGATTCGACGACCCGGAGCTGCTGTAA
- the metK gene encoding methionine adenosyltransferase — translation MSELRLFTSESVTEGHPDKICDQISDSILDALLTEDPHSRVAVETLVTTGLVHVAGEVTTAGYVEIPSIVRKCITDIGYDSSDVWFDGRSCGVEISIGGQSPDIAQGVDDAFESREQDSLDDYDRQGAGDQGIMFGYATRETPELMPIPIWIAHRMAERLAEVRKSGELDYLRPDGKTQVTIGYDGIVPRTVETVVLSTQHAPSVTTAKLRADIAELVIRPVLERVDLDASALRTLVNPTGRFEIGGPQGDAGLTGRKIIIDTYGGSSRHGGGAFSGKDPSKVDRSAAYAMRWVAKNAVAAGLAERLEIQVAYAIGTASPVGLYVETFGTGALPEKDITAAIREVFDLRPAAIIKDLDLLRPIYAQTAAYGHFGRELPDFTWERLDRVDDLRSAAGL, via the coding sequence ATGAGCGAACTTCGCCTCTTCACCTCGGAGTCGGTCACCGAAGGCCACCCGGACAAGATCTGCGACCAGATCTCCGACAGCATCCTCGACGCGCTCCTCACCGAGGACCCGCACAGCCGCGTGGCCGTGGAGACCCTGGTCACCACCGGTCTCGTTCACGTTGCCGGTGAGGTCACCACCGCGGGCTACGTCGAGATCCCCTCGATCGTGCGAAAGTGCATCACCGACATCGGCTACGACTCGTCCGACGTGTGGTTCGACGGCCGCTCCTGCGGTGTCGAGATTTCCATCGGTGGCCAGTCGCCCGATATCGCCCAGGGGGTCGACGACGCCTTCGAAAGTCGCGAACAGGACAGCCTGGACGACTACGACCGCCAGGGTGCCGGCGACCAGGGCATCATGTTCGGCTACGCCACCCGCGAGACCCCCGAGCTCATGCCGATCCCGATCTGGATCGCGCACCGCATGGCCGAACGCCTGGCCGAGGTGCGCAAGTCCGGCGAGCTGGACTACCTGCGCCCGGACGGCAAGACCCAGGTCACCATCGGCTACGACGGCATCGTGCCGCGCACGGTCGAGACCGTGGTGCTCTCCACCCAGCACGCCCCCTCCGTCACGACAGCGAAGCTGCGCGCCGACATCGCCGAACTGGTCATCCGTCCCGTGCTCGAGCGGGTCGACCTGGACGCCTCAGCGCTGCGCACCCTGGTGAACCCGACCGGCCGGTTCGAGATCGGCGGCCCCCAGGGCGATGCCGGACTCACCGGCCGCAAAATCATCATCGACACCTACGGCGGATCCAGCCGGCACGGCGGCGGTGCGTTCAGCGGCAAGGACCCGTCCAAGGTGGACCGCTCCGCCGCGTACGCGATGCGCTGGGTCGCCAAGAACGCCGTCGCGGCCGGACTGGCCGAACGGCTCGAAATCCAGGTGGCCTACGCCATCGGAACCGCCTCACCGGTCGGCCTGTACGTGGAGACCTTCGGCACCGGCGCCCTCCCGGAGAAGGACATCACCGCCGCGATCCGCGAGGTGTTCGACCTGCGCCCCGCCGCCATCATCAAGGACCTCGACCTGCTGCGCCCGATCTACGCCCAGACGGCCGCCTACGGCCACTTCGGCCGCGAACTGCCCGACTTCACCTGGGAGCGACTCGACCGGGTCGACGACCTGAGAAGCGCAGCGGGACTCTGA
- the coaBC gene encoding bifunctional phosphopantothenoylcysteine decarboxylase/phosphopantothenate--cysteine ligase CoaBC, producing the protein MSTGRTIVVGITGGIAAYKAVNVVRAFVLLGDDVHVVATAAALRFVGKPTLEAISRNPVNTDLYEGVAEVRHVAIGQSADLIVIAPATANSIAKIALGLADDLLGNTILASTAPLVLAPAMHTEMWQNPATVANIVTLRGRGVTIVGPGIGRLTGSDSGAGRMEEPDTIVEAALAVLAARDAERSRGQDLAGLQVLISAGGTREPLDPVRFLGNRSSGRQGVALAEAALSRGATVTLVAAHLEVAVPDAVTVLNVSSTLDLHGAMREAAATADIVIMAAAVADYRPAEVQAGKIKKDVAGDRLSLELVRNPDVLAGLVEERHQGQVIVGFAAETEPDDTLRRELGRTKVQRKGSDLLVLNRVGWTQGFATERNEIEVLDRAGDIVMEASGTKLSVAHRILDSILQVISPA; encoded by the coding sequence ATGTCGACTGGTCGCACGATCGTCGTCGGGATAACCGGCGGCATCGCTGCCTACAAGGCCGTCAACGTCGTGCGCGCTTTTGTGCTGCTCGGGGACGACGTGCACGTGGTCGCCACGGCAGCTGCCCTCCGGTTCGTCGGCAAGCCGACACTGGAGGCGATCTCCCGCAACCCGGTGAACACCGACCTGTACGAGGGCGTCGCTGAGGTGCGGCACGTGGCCATCGGTCAATCCGCCGACCTCATCGTGATCGCCCCCGCCACCGCGAACAGCATCGCCAAGATCGCCCTCGGCCTGGCCGACGACCTGCTCGGCAACACCATTCTCGCCAGCACCGCGCCGCTCGTGCTCGCGCCCGCCATGCACACCGAGATGTGGCAGAACCCCGCGACCGTGGCCAACATCGTCACCCTCCGAGGACGTGGCGTGACCATCGTCGGACCAGGGATCGGCCGCCTGACCGGCTCCGATTCCGGTGCCGGCCGCATGGAAGAACCCGACACGATCGTCGAGGCCGCCCTCGCCGTCCTGGCCGCCCGGGACGCGGAGCGGTCCCGCGGGCAGGACCTGGCGGGCCTGCAGGTGCTGATCAGCGCCGGCGGGACCCGCGAACCCCTCGACCCGGTGCGTTTCCTCGGCAACCGCTCCAGCGGGCGCCAGGGCGTCGCCCTCGCCGAAGCCGCCCTGTCCCGCGGTGCCACGGTGACCCTGGTCGCCGCGCACCTCGAAGTCGCCGTACCCGACGCCGTCACCGTGCTGAACGTGAGTAGCACCCTCGACCTGCACGGGGCCATGCGCGAAGCCGCCGCAACAGCCGACATCGTCATCATGGCCGCCGCCGTCGCCGACTACCGGCCGGCGGAGGTGCAGGCCGGCAAGATCAAGAAGGACGTCGCGGGGGACCGGTTGTCGCTCGAGCTGGTGCGCAACCCCGACGTGCTCGCGGGCCTGGTCGAGGAACGCCACCAGGGTCAGGTCATCGTGGGCTTCGCCGCCGAAACCGAACCGGATGACACCCTGCGCCGGGAGCTCGGCCGCACCAAGGTGCAACGCAAGGGCTCAGACCTCCTGGTGCTCAACCGCGTCGGCTGGACCCAGGGCTTTGCCACCGAACGTAACGAGATCGAAGTGCTCGACCGCGCCGGAGATATAGTGATGGAGGCCTCCGGAACGAAGTTGTCGGTGGCCCACCGTATCCTCGACAGCATCCTCCAGGTCATTTCCCCCGCCTGA
- the rpoZ gene encoding DNA-directed RNA polymerase subunit omega, with the protein MKECDSVPNKPTGIIDPPIDDLLTKVDSKYALVIFASKRARQINDYYADLHEGSLFDNVGPLVDSTVDDKPLSVALREINEDKLTSKPIVE; encoded by the coding sequence ATGAAGGAGTGTGACAGCGTGCCCAACAAGCCCACTGGCATCATTGACCCGCCCATCGACGACCTGCTGACCAAGGTCGATTCCAAGTACGCCCTGGTGATCTTCGCGTCCAAGCGCGCCCGCCAGATCAACGACTACTACGCAGACCTGCACGAAGGCAGCCTGTTCGACAACGTCGGACCGCTCGTCGACTCCACCGTCGACGACAAGCCGCTCTCCGTGGCGCTGCGCGAAATCAACGAAGACAAGCTCACCTCGAAGCCCATCGTCGAATAG
- the gmk gene encoding guanylate kinase: MADNRPTPPDVDRVAASRAAVAARRARAAVKAQVAAGERTSLDVLAAAVKDPNGVEGRLRVTELLVSIPAIGVTKMQRIMSRLEISPSKRLGGLGKHQRDRLRDFLAARPPARRGAPDSRLVVLAGPTAVGKGTVAAYIREHHPEVHLSVSATTRAPRAGEVEGVSYFFVDDAEFDRMIEAGDLLEYATVHNAYRYGTPRGPVEAAIAVGNSVLLEIDIQGARAVRRAMPEARLVFLLPPSWDELVRRLIGRGTEDSAEQSRRLETARLELAAQGEFDYRVVNTDVAEAAEEVVDLMQIRKTAAPS, encoded by the coding sequence GTGGCTGACAATCGCCCTACCCCACCCGACGTCGACCGTGTCGCGGCCTCCCGGGCCGCCGTAGCGGCCCGACGAGCCCGCGCCGCAGTGAAGGCACAGGTCGCCGCCGGTGAGCGCACGTCGCTCGACGTGCTCGCCGCCGCAGTGAAGGACCCCAACGGAGTCGAGGGGCGCCTGCGCGTGACCGAGCTCCTCGTGAGCATCCCGGCGATCGGGGTGACCAAGATGCAGCGCATCATGAGCCGGCTGGAGATCTCGCCGTCCAAGCGTCTGGGCGGCCTCGGCAAGCACCAACGCGACCGGCTGCGGGACTTCCTCGCCGCCCGCCCGCCTGCCCGCCGCGGCGCCCCCGACTCCAGGCTCGTCGTCCTCGCCGGGCCCACCGCCGTGGGCAAGGGCACCGTCGCCGCGTATATTCGCGAGCACCACCCCGAGGTGCACCTGTCGGTCTCCGCCACCACCCGTGCGCCGCGCGCCGGCGAGGTTGAGGGCGTCAGCTACTTCTTCGTCGACGACGCCGAGTTCGATCGCATGATCGAAGCCGGCGACCTGCTCGAGTACGCCACCGTGCACAACGCCTACCGCTACGGAACCCCCCGGGGACCGGTCGAGGCGGCCATCGCAGTCGGCAACAGCGTCCTTTTGGAGATCGACATCCAGGGTGCGCGCGCCGTGCGCCGGGCCATGCCGGAGGCCCGGCTGGTCTTCCTGCTCCCGCCCAGCTGGGACGAACTCGTACGCCGACTGATCGGGCGGGGCACAGAGGATTCCGCCGAACAGAGCCGCAGACTCGAGACTGCGAGGCTCGAATTGGCCGCTCAGGGCGAGTTCGATTACCGTGTCGTGAACACCGACGTGGCCGAAGCCGCCGAAGAAGTCGTAGACTTGATGCAGATTCGCAAGACAGCGGCGCCGTCGTAG
- the pyrF gene encoding orotidine-5'-phosphate decarboxylase, with amino-acid sequence MTAAESVGTTATFGERLHGAFERYGRLCVGIDPHAWLLTDWNLPDSAAGAENFGRRVVEASAGVVGIVKPQVAFYERFGSAGYLALERVLSDARAAGLLVIADVKRGDLGTSVEAYGQAWLSPGSSLEVDAITVNAYMGVGSLASTVALADSQNKGLFLLAATSNPEAAELQQAVVSRGTHAGRTVAGSVLAQVGAINADHAATRSAGSFGSIGVVLGATVSLADFGIDIHAPAAAIVTPVLAPGFGHQGANPTDLASLFGGYAQGVIVSESRSVLSVGPDRVADEINRRVTEAGATRG; translated from the coding sequence GTGACTGCAGCCGAATCGGTCGGCACGACCGCAACCTTCGGCGAACGCCTGCACGGCGCCTTCGAACGATACGGCAGGCTCTGCGTCGGCATCGACCCGCACGCCTGGCTGCTGACCGACTGGAACCTGCCGGACAGCGCCGCCGGCGCCGAGAACTTCGGCCGACGGGTCGTCGAGGCATCCGCGGGCGTGGTGGGCATCGTGAAGCCGCAAGTGGCGTTCTACGAGCGATTCGGCTCCGCCGGCTACCTGGCCCTTGAGCGGGTGCTCAGCGACGCACGCGCCGCCGGGCTTCTGGTCATCGCCGACGTCAAGCGCGGAGACCTGGGCACGAGCGTCGAGGCGTACGGCCAGGCCTGGCTGAGCCCCGGCTCTTCGTTGGAGGTCGACGCCATCACCGTGAACGCGTACATGGGAGTCGGCTCCCTTGCGAGCACCGTGGCACTGGCCGATTCCCAGAACAAGGGACTGTTCCTGCTCGCCGCGACCTCCAATCCTGAAGCCGCTGAGCTGCAGCAGGCGGTCGTCTCGCGGGGCACACACGCCGGCCGGACCGTCGCCGGATCGGTCCTCGCACAGGTGGGCGCCATCAACGCCGACCACGCGGCCACGCGCTCCGCCGGCTCGTTCGGCTCTATCGGCGTGGTGCTGGGTGCCACGGTTTCCCTGGCCGACTTCGGCATCGACATCCACGCCCCGGCCGCCGCCATCGTCACTCCAGTCCTCGCCCCGGGCTTCGGCCATCAGGGCGCGAATCCCACCGATCTGGCGAGTTTGTTTGGCGGATACGCACAAGGCGTTATCGTAAGTGAATCGCGCAGCGTTTTGTCCGTCGGTCCCGACCGGGTGGCCGATGAGATAAACCGCCGAGTAACCGAAGCTGGAGCGACCCGTGGCTGA